The following coding sequences lie in one Spirosoma sp. KUDC1026 genomic window:
- a CDS encoding Mut7-C RNAse domain-containing protein, with amino-acid sequence MADATFRFYSSLNDFLPARQRAVDINWPVSQRTSVKDVIESLGVPHPEIGLLLANGQSIDFTHLVRPDDTFLVYPLVDLPDLNVVSLVQPPPLATYRFVLDTHLGKLATYLRMLGIDTLYRNDYTDPELAEISSTDDRVLLTRDRELLMRSRVTYGYYVRSTNPKQQLSEIISRYPLADQIHPFQRCLVCNGSMEPVAKETVKDQLSPLVREGQQAFWRCDTCNRLYWEGTHFQRMQAFIQALLHTNPPPTQRYA; translated from the coding sequence ATGGCTGACGCTACGTTCCGCTTTTACAGTAGTCTGAATGATTTTTTACCCGCCCGGCAGCGAGCCGTCGACATTAATTGGCCGGTCAGCCAGCGAACATCCGTCAAAGACGTAATTGAATCGCTGGGGGTGCCGCATCCGGAAATTGGTTTATTGCTGGCGAATGGGCAGTCAATTGATTTCACCCATCTCGTTCGGCCGGACGATACGTTTCTGGTTTATCCACTCGTCGATCTGCCGGACCTCAATGTCGTGTCGCTGGTGCAGCCGCCCCCGCTGGCTACGTACCGATTCGTACTAGACACGCACCTGGGCAAACTCGCTACGTATCTGCGGATGCTGGGTATCGATACGCTCTACCGCAACGATTACACCGATCCGGAACTGGCGGAGATTTCCAGTACAGATGACCGCGTACTACTCACCCGCGACCGGGAGTTGCTGATGCGGAGCCGCGTTACGTACGGTTATTACGTTCGCAGTACCAACCCGAAGCAGCAGTTGTCGGAGATTATATCGCGTTATCCATTAGCCGACCAGATACATCCGTTCCAACGTTGCCTCGTCTGTAACGGGTCGATGGAGCCCGTTGCGAAAGAAACAGTTAAGGACCAGTTGTCCCCGCTCGTACGGGAAGGGCAGCAGGCCTTCTGGCGGTGTGACACCTGCAACCGACTCTACTGGGAAGGCACCCACTTTCAGCGGATGCAGGCGTTTATTCAGGCGTTGTTGCATACGAATCCACCACCGACTCAGCGTTACGCTTAA
- a CDS encoding glycosyltransferase family 61 protein, which yields MTPPSSFRKLLFGHSIWSKPVRWLKQVLAELRRILLTRGIRGIYRLRGIQFLNKKQTDEFLASSALVTYPPDAVFLPEVTDAGQSEKIYFPATLAEPEPVSVWHYNVTDRHTYQLPYGGIVAQQQVLCLDVNDVDFFRNVLNRQKRTSRHTPTLIAPWSHYQDGFMWGGYYDFVLLVLGKLCRMKDVLPETTFDEALVAYPLFGTSYEREYLALLGIPPDRVVDSRTTSVTFDRCVLADVGHWFYPNPADIHAIRKHILSQFPAPAGKRNRVYMSRAGRRSILNETELIALLKAYDFQIIEDVPRSVAEQVAIYQQAEFIIGPHGASMTNILWCQPGTHLFELFSPAYYPEFFRYMAGLLGLHYSAYFHGPAETDDWALGLTDNILVSIPEVEKYLMMYLTTSPEPEAS from the coding sequence ATGACCCCTCCATCGTCATTTCGGAAACTACTGTTTGGACACTCGATCTGGTCGAAACCAGTACGGTGGCTAAAGCAGGTTCTGGCCGAACTTCGTCGCATTTTGCTGACCAGGGGAATTCGTGGTATATACCGACTGCGGGGGATTCAGTTTCTGAATAAAAAACAAACGGACGAGTTCCTGGCTTCTTCCGCACTGGTGACGTATCCCCCCGACGCCGTATTTCTACCAGAGGTAACAGACGCTGGTCAATCCGAAAAAATCTACTTTCCGGCCACGCTGGCCGAGCCCGAGCCAGTCTCGGTCTGGCACTACAACGTCACCGATAGGCATACGTACCAACTCCCCTACGGCGGTATTGTCGCCCAGCAGCAAGTCCTTTGCCTGGATGTGAACGACGTCGATTTTTTCCGCAATGTCCTGAACCGACAGAAACGCACCTCCCGCCATACCCCAACGCTGATTGCGCCCTGGAGTCATTATCAGGATGGCTTTATGTGGGGAGGGTATTACGACTTTGTGCTCCTGGTGCTGGGGAAGCTGTGCCGCATGAAAGACGTACTGCCCGAAACTACCTTCGACGAAGCACTTGTTGCCTATCCGCTTTTCGGTACGTCCTACGAGCGGGAATACCTGGCACTACTGGGGATTCCGCCCGACCGGGTTGTTGATAGCCGGACAACGAGTGTTACGTTTGATCGGTGCGTGCTGGCCGATGTAGGGCACTGGTTCTACCCCAATCCCGCCGATATTCACGCCATCCGGAAACACATTCTTTCGCAGTTTCCGGCTCCGGCCGGCAAGCGCAACCGGGTGTACATGAGCCGCGCCGGTCGGCGGAGTATCCTCAACGAAACCGAACTGATTGCCCTGCTGAAAGCGTACGACTTTCAGATCATCGAAGACGTTCCCCGATCGGTGGCGGAGCAGGTCGCTATCTACCAGCAGGCCGAATTTATTATTGGTCCCCACGGCGCGTCTATGACCAACATTCTGTGGTGCCAGCCCGGTACGCACCTGTTCGAGCTGTTTTCTCCGGCCTATTACCCGGAGTTTTTCCGTTACATGGCCGGGCTGCTGGGTCTACACTATTCCGCCTATTTCCACGGCCCCGCCGAAACCGACGACTGGGCGCTGGGCCTGACCGACAACATTCTGGTGTCGATCCCCGAAGTAGAAAAATACCTGATGATGTACCTGACGACCAGCCCGGAACCGGAAGCCAGCTAA
- a CDS encoding ATP-binding protein, translating into MIEAESSEQFLAGGGEMGQLIRSMDWSRTPLGPISTWPQSLRTSVSLCLSSTFPILIAWGPETIQIYNDSYRPICGAKHPESMGQNFRICWETALPVVGDAFSRGQQGEGTYIKDQRMFLDRYGYLEEAFMTFSFAPIRDESGQVGGIFHPITETTDKMLSARRTQVLRDVAALTSQAKTNEEIYASLTAAAVDFALDLPFLLFYELDDEVSSAQLVSSAGLAPNQPFPEELARLNVAATEWLSDLTKLQVIDQLTKRVGRLVGGPYEESPHTAVCLPVTLSTREQPIGFLLAGISPHRALDQDYLNFYALLANTINTAFSNVYAYQEEQKRAEALAAIDQAKTAFFNNISHEFRTPLTLMLGPLEELLRDPELLASPYKVPIEATNRNALRLLKLVNNLLDFSRIEANRVKASFRPVDLVNLTVDLASSFRSLIERAGLAFIVDCKPLPSVVYADAEMWEKIVLNLLSNAFKYTLQGSIRVSLTVEEGNAVLQVTDTGVGIPERELPHMFERFHRVENAGGRTYEGSGIGLSLVHELVRFHGGMITVTSVEGEGSTFTVRLPLGKAHLPASQVIEGEHEATMSRLADTFLQEASTMLEDLRSATSADALPDEFPADQSTKILVVDDNADMRAYLTRLLEPYFTVNTAANGADALQQLGSYQPQLILSDIMMPVMDGKELLSTLRQNTATAHIPLIFLSARAGQEARIDGLETGADDYLVKPFSGQELLTKVKAQINLNQSRRQAETRLRNLVQHAPVAMLLVKGDDLIIELMNEAMQTLVQRDSNALGKSLLSVFPELTKQTFVSRFQQVYQTGVSDQGVAVELPVYRNSELQTGYFDVLLTPYYEGDKLTGVLEICTEVTEQVQSGKALAKSENRYRLLSAELDEQVQQRTTELQATVYDLQRSNDNLQQFAYVASHDLQEPLRKIQSFGDLLMGQYAAELGNGADYLTRMQMAANRMSILIRDLLGFSRISTRQETAASVALGKLVQTVLADLELAIKETEAIVHVDVLPTVMGDQSQLRQLFQNLISNALKFHRTSPSGTPVAPVLTIRSCEVNVSDLPAAVRPTRVVPVYYQIDVADNGIGFDEKYLDRIFQVFQRLHGKNTFAGTGIGLAICEKVVANHGGGITAASQPGLGATFSVYLPVPEL; encoded by the coding sequence ATGATTGAGGCTGAATCGTCGGAGCAATTTCTGGCGGGGGGCGGTGAAATGGGGCAGTTGATTCGGTCAATGGACTGGTCCAGAACACCACTTGGGCCCATATCGACATGGCCTCAGAGTCTACGAACCTCCGTTAGTTTGTGCCTTTCGTCAACATTCCCCATTTTGATTGCCTGGGGCCCCGAAACCATTCAGATCTACAACGATAGTTACCGACCCATCTGCGGAGCAAAACATCCGGAATCGATGGGGCAGAATTTCCGGATCTGCTGGGAAACGGCCCTGCCCGTGGTGGGCGACGCATTCAGCCGGGGACAACAGGGAGAAGGGACATACATCAAAGATCAGCGCATGTTCCTCGACCGGTATGGTTACCTGGAAGAAGCGTTTATGACTTTTTCCTTTGCGCCAATCCGGGATGAGTCGGGCCAGGTAGGTGGTATTTTTCACCCCATCACCGAAACAACCGACAAGATGCTGAGCGCTCGTCGGACACAGGTACTGCGGGACGTGGCGGCCCTGACCAGCCAGGCGAAAACGAACGAAGAAATTTACGCCAGTTTGACGGCGGCAGCGGTCGATTTTGCGCTGGATCTACCTTTCTTGCTTTTCTACGAACTGGACGATGAGGTATCCTCGGCTCAACTGGTGAGTAGCGCTGGCTTGGCACCCAACCAGCCTTTTCCCGAGGAGCTTGCCCGACTGAACGTAGCAGCCACCGAATGGCTCAGCGACCTGACGAAGTTGCAGGTCATCGATCAACTGACAAAACGGGTTGGGCGGCTGGTGGGCGGGCCATATGAGGAGTCCCCGCACACGGCCGTATGTCTGCCCGTGACGTTGTCGACGCGCGAACAGCCGATTGGTTTTCTGCTGGCCGGAATCAGTCCGCACCGGGCGCTGGATCAGGATTATCTTAACTTCTATGCCCTGCTGGCCAATACCATCAATACGGCTTTCTCCAACGTGTATGCCTATCAGGAGGAGCAGAAACGGGCCGAAGCACTAGCCGCTATCGACCAGGCAAAGACGGCCTTCTTCAATAACATCAGCCATGAATTCCGGACGCCCCTGACACTGATGCTGGGACCGTTGGAAGAGTTACTGCGCGATCCCGAACTGCTGGCATCCCCGTACAAAGTCCCTATTGAGGCCACTAACCGGAATGCGCTACGGCTGCTGAAACTGGTGAACAACCTGCTCGACTTCAGTCGGATCGAAGCTAATCGGGTCAAAGCCAGCTTCCGGCCGGTAGATCTGGTCAATCTGACGGTTGATCTGGCCAGTAGCTTTCGCTCGCTGATCGAACGGGCAGGCCTGGCGTTTATTGTTGACTGTAAGCCTCTGCCGTCGGTGGTGTATGCCGATGCCGAGATGTGGGAAAAGATAGTGCTCAACCTGCTCTCGAACGCGTTCAAGTATACGCTGCAGGGCAGCATCCGGGTCAGTCTGACAGTGGAGGAGGGTAATGCGGTGCTGCAGGTTACCGATACGGGCGTTGGTATTCCCGAGCGGGAACTACCGCACATGTTCGAGCGCTTTCACCGGGTCGAAAACGCCGGTGGCCGTACCTACGAAGGCAGCGGTATTGGGCTTTCGCTGGTGCATGAACTGGTTCGTTTCCACGGCGGAATGATTACCGTAACGAGTGTGGAAGGCGAGGGCAGTACGTTCACGGTTCGGCTGCCACTGGGAAAAGCGCACTTACCCGCCAGCCAGGTCATCGAAGGCGAACATGAAGCTACGATGAGCCGCTTGGCCGATACATTCCTTCAGGAAGCGAGTACAATGCTCGAAGATCTCCGGTCTGCTACGTCGGCCGACGCGCTGCCGGACGAGTTTCCGGCAGATCAGTCCACGAAGATTCTTGTCGTAGATGATAACGCCGACATGCGCGCCTACCTGACCCGGTTGCTGGAGCCTTACTTCACCGTGAATACAGCCGCGAATGGCGCTGATGCGTTGCAGCAACTGGGTAGTTACCAGCCTCAGTTGATTCTGAGCGATATTATGATGCCGGTAATGGATGGCAAGGAACTGCTGAGTACGCTCAGGCAAAACACGGCCACGGCGCATATTCCCCTGATTTTCCTGTCGGCCCGTGCCGGGCAGGAAGCTCGTATTGATGGGCTGGAAACCGGTGCGGACGATTATCTGGTCAAACCGTTTTCGGGGCAGGAACTGCTCACGAAAGTAAAGGCGCAGATCAATCTGAACCAGTCGCGTCGGCAGGCCGAAACCCGGCTTCGGAACCTGGTTCAGCATGCGCCGGTAGCCATGCTGCTGGTCAAAGGCGACGACTTGATAATCGAGCTGATGAACGAAGCCATGCAGACACTCGTTCAGCGCGATTCGAATGCCCTGGGTAAATCCTTGTTGTCGGTATTTCCGGAGCTTACCAAGCAGACGTTTGTCAGTCGGTTCCAGCAAGTATATCAGACGGGTGTTTCTGATCAGGGGGTGGCGGTAGAACTGCCCGTGTACCGGAACAGCGAGTTGCAGACAGGTTACTTCGACGTATTACTGACGCCGTATTACGAGGGAGATAAATTGACCGGAGTGCTGGAAATATGCACTGAGGTAACGGAGCAGGTGCAGTCAGGCAAAGCGCTGGCCAAAAGTGAAAACCGCTATCGGCTGCTGTCGGCTGAGCTTGATGAGCAGGTACAACAGCGGACCACTGAATTACAGGCCACGGTATATGATCTGCAGCGTTCAAACGATAACCTACAGCAATTCGCTTACGTAGCGTCGCACGATCTGCAGGAGCCGCTGCGCAAGATTCAGTCATTCGGTGATCTGCTGATGGGGCAGTATGCTGCCGAACTGGGTAACGGCGCCGATTACCTGACGCGAATGCAAATGGCCGCCAACCGGATGTCTATCCTGATTCGGGACCTGCTGGGCTTCTCCCGTATATCCACTCGTCAGGAGACGGCTGCGTCGGTTGCATTGGGAAAACTAGTGCAGACTGTACTGGCCGATCTGGAACTGGCCATCAAGGAAACTGAGGCTATCGTGCACGTTGACGTACTGCCGACGGTTATGGGCGATCAGTCACAATTGCGGCAACTGTTTCAGAATCTAATTTCAAACGCACTTAAGTTTCATCGAACGAGCCCATCCGGTACGCCGGTGGCGCCTGTACTTACGATTCGATCCTGTGAGGTGAACGTGAGCGATCTGCCCGCAGCAGTACGGCCAACGCGAGTGGTACCTGTGTACTATCAGATTGACGTAGCAGACAACGGAATTGGATTTGACGAAAAATACCTGGATCGGATTTTTCAGGTTTTTCAGCGGTTACATGGAAAGAATACCTTTGCCGGAACCGGAATTGGTCTGGCCATCTGCGAGAAAGTTGTGGCTAACCACGGCGGGGGTATCACTGCTGCCAGCCAGCCGGGTTTAGGCGCTACCTTTTCGGTCTATCTACCCGTACCCGAACTCTGA
- a CDS encoding dihydrofolate reductase family protein has protein sequence MRKLIYHVAATLDNFIAHPDGSTTGFLTEGEFIQDFIGAIRNYGAVLMGRKTYEYGYDYGLQKGQPTYTQINPRLKNYVFSKSIDFDSNNQIQLVSNDELDVVRQLKSEEGKPLWLCGGGELAGLLLDAHLIDELIIKLNPIVFGEGVRLFGSSTTQVRLNLLESKAYDNGMMRLSYAITY, from the coding sequence ATGCGGAAACTCATTTATCATGTCGCGGCTACCCTCGACAATTTCATTGCCCACCCGGACGGCTCAACAACCGGTTTTCTGACCGAGGGCGAATTTATTCAGGACTTTATCGGAGCGATCCGCAACTACGGGGCGGTGCTGATGGGGCGAAAAACGTACGAGTACGGCTATGATTACGGCCTGCAGAAAGGCCAGCCAACCTACACACAGATTAATCCCCGGCTGAAGAACTACGTCTTTTCGAAGTCAATTGACTTTGACTCCAACAACCAGATTCAACTCGTTTCAAACGACGAACTGGACGTAGTACGCCAGCTGAAATCCGAGGAAGGAAAACCGCTCTGGCTCTGTGGCGGAGGTGAACTAGCGGGGCTGCTGCTGGATGCGCACCTGATCGATGAACTGATCATCAAGCTGAATCCAATTGTGTTCGGGGAAGGGGTTCGGCTGTTCGGTTCCAGCACGACCCAGGTCAGACTTAATCTGCTGGAAAGTAAAGCATACGACAACGGAATGATGCGGTTGTCGTATGCCATTACGTATTGA
- a CDS encoding phytanoyl-CoA dioxygenase family protein, producing the protein MGPALTQAQIQAFIQDGFVRVDQAFPRELADEGRAILWADTEFSPHNTATWLQPVIRLGNYSQTPFRQAVNSPRLVSAYDQLVGVGRWLPRTSLGTFPIRFPSPDDPGDAGWHIDMSFGTDSPNFMDWRANVTSTGRALLMLFLFSDVGPDDAPTRIRVGSHLTMAQLLAPAGEAGLSLRELAANNFDETAHCPEVTAVGDAGTVYLCHPFLVHGAQAHRGTRPRFMAQPPLLPSQPFQLDRPDGSYSPVEQAIRLGISGAVT; encoded by the coding sequence ATGGGACCAGCATTGACACAAGCGCAGATTCAGGCATTTATCCAGGATGGTTTCGTTCGGGTGGATCAGGCGTTCCCGCGCGAGTTGGCCGATGAAGGCCGGGCTATTCTGTGGGCCGATACAGAGTTTAGTCCGCATAATACAGCTACTTGGCTGCAGCCCGTTATCCGACTGGGCAATTATAGCCAGACTCCGTTTCGGCAGGCGGTCAATTCGCCCCGGCTGGTGTCGGCCTATGATCAGTTGGTTGGCGTCGGTCGGTGGCTGCCCCGAACGAGTCTTGGTACGTTTCCAATCCGGTTTCCCAGCCCCGACGATCCGGGCGACGCGGGCTGGCACATCGACATGAGCTTTGGTACCGATAGCCCCAATTTTATGGATTGGCGTGCCAACGTAACGTCGACCGGGCGGGCGCTGTTGATGCTGTTTCTCTTTTCGGATGTGGGACCGGATGATGCACCGACCCGGATTCGGGTGGGCTCACACCTGACAATGGCCCAACTGCTGGCTCCCGCTGGCGAAGCTGGTTTGTCGTTACGTGAACTGGCGGCCAATAATTTTGACGAAACGGCTCACTGCCCAGAGGTGACCGCCGTGGGCGATGCCGGGACGGTTTATTTGTGCCATCCGTTTCTGGTGCATGGCGCCCAGGCTCATCGCGGCACAAGGCCCCGTTTTATGGCGCAGCCACCCCTTTTGCCCTCCCAGCCATTCCAGCTCGACCGACCCGACGGCAGCTACTCGCCCGTTGAGCAGGCCATTCGGCTGGGGATTTCTGGGGCGGTAACGTAG